A region of the Chryseobacterium gotjawalense genome:
GGAAGATAAAAAAGAAGGAGTTGCTGCTTTTTTAGAAAAAAGAAAACCCTCTTTTTAAAACCAATTCCCTAAATCTTAAAAACAATAAATTTTTGATCGTAACCAAATTTGACATTGCCTATTTAAAAATGGCAAATGAATGGGCCAAACTCTCCTACTGCAAACGCAAGCAAGTTGGAGCGCTCATCGTGAAAGACCGCATGATTATTTCAGACGGTTATAACGGAACTCCTTCCGGCTTTGAAAACTGCTGTGAAAATGCCGCCGGCGAAACCCACTGGTTTGTTTTGCATGCCGAAGCGAATGCCATACTGAAATTGGCCCGCTCCACCCAGTCTGCGAAAGACGCCACACTCTACCTTACCTTATCGCCCTGTAAAGAATGCAGTAAACTCATTCTGCAGGCCGGGATTAAAAAACTGGTCTATGTGGATCATTATAAGGATAATGATGGAATTGAATTTCTAAAAAATCACGGAATTGAAATTTTACAAGTTCCCTTTGATGACCTAAAATAAAAAACACAAAAACACAAATCACGATGACTTGGGATGAAAAAATTAAAGACTTCGAAACTTTTTTAAAATTTGAAAGAAACTTTTCAGACAATACCGTCGACGCTTATATGCGGGACATCAGAAAACTCCAGGATTATGCAGAATTCGATCTTGAAAACACCGGTCCTTTAACCATCACTTACGAAAATATTCAGGAATACCTTTATCAACTTTCCAAAAAAAAATTCAGTGAAAGAAGTCAGGCAAGGTGGATCTCGTCCATTAAATCTTTCTTTAAATATCTGGTCGAAGATGAAGTACGCGATGACAACCCCGCAACTTTACTGGAAGGGCCGAAACTGGGAATTTATCTCCCCGATACTTTGAGTTTTGAGGATATAGAAAAAATCATTCGAGCCATCAATACCAACACTGATTTGGGACGAAGAAATCACTGCATGATCGAAGTTCTCTACGGTTGCGGTTTGCGCGTTTCTGAACT
Encoded here:
- a CDS encoding deoxycytidylate deaminase; the protein is MIVTKFDIAYLKMANEWAKLSYCKRKQVGALIVKDRMIISDGYNGTPSGFENCCENAAGETHWFVLHAEANAILKLARSTQSAKDATLYLTLSPCKECSKLILQAGIKKLVYVDHYKDNDGIEFLKNHGIEILQVPFDDLK
- the xerD gene encoding site-specific tyrosine recombinase XerD; translated protein: MTWDEKIKDFETFLKFERNFSDNTVDAYMRDIRKLQDYAEFDLENTGPLTITYENIQEYLYQLSKKKFSERSQARWISSIKSFFKYLVEDEVRDDNPATLLEGPKLGIYLPDTLSFEDIEKIIRAINTNTDLGRRNHCMIEVLYGCGLRVSELIDLKISNINFKESYLKVEGKGDKSRFVPLAKFTSNSIKEYINTVRSKGKINKKHEDIVFLNSRGSAMSRVIVFIIIKELTEKAGISKSISPHTFRHSFATHLLQNGADLRYIQEMLGHSSITTTEIYTHLKNEELRDVILNYHPRNKAE